From the genome of Pochonia chlamydosporia 170 chromosome Unknown PCv3seq00011, whole genome shotgun sequence:
agggaaagaagattgTACACCGCAATGTGGTGACCGAAGTGATTAAGATTGGCGAATGGACTGGCGGTAATCAGACGTGGCAGCTGCCCGTCTCACGACGTTCTCTTAATCAGAACACGGGTGCTGTTGCATTTATTCAGGAGGGCGGCGCTGGAGGACCAATTATTGCAGCAGCCAAGGTTTGATAGAGTCTCTGACACCGGTAGCGATCTCTATACGAAAGCAAATATATATCACGCTTTATTCTTTTCTTATCTGAGTTTTATGCAAAAGTTGTGGGAGGCAGAAAGTGACTTATGAGAAGGTAACTCTCCCGGTGAAAGCCATAAGAATGAAAGGCCCCCCTCATTTTGTGTAATTTGCTGTGTTGCAACATCTGTGTGGCTGAAGTTTGAAGAATGCTCCCTAAACCGGATAACGCTTCTGGAACTACAGATTCTTGATGAGTCGATCGCCAAACGTAGCCAGGCTGTCTTGAAACTCCTGAGCACTCCCGGCTTTCCAGTTCACCGACGCATCTGCGACTGAGTCGCGGCCTGTGAAACCGATATAAAGAACATCGGGTTCTCCGTGTCCGGCAttgccgttgatgccgttgcCAAAGCAGAGCGTAGCCAAGGAGAGAGATGCTTCACCAATTGCGGCCCGGGGCTGGTCATCACCATTAGTGTCTCCCCAGACGCCATAGAACTATGACACGTTTGTTAGTTCAATGATTTCTGATTCGTGCAAACTAATGCTTAAACGAAATTTGGCAATGTATGCTGTTCACTTACCATCTGATCTCCGCACACAACTGCCATGACGCTCAGAGGCTCCATGCCGAACTCTTGtgggttgaagttgacgaaGCCTTCCTTGGAACCAGTGTTGCCGAAGACAACATACGAATGAATGTATGCGTTCAAGTCATCAATACCAAACTGTTTAACGTTGTCCTTGAACGTAGTCTCTGGAATGGTGTCCTGAGATGCATTGCAGCGAGTGTCTCCGTCTATAGGCACTGTCGCACCATCGCAGTcaacgtccatgtctgccaaTTTGCCGCCAGTGCCTTGCAGGTAAATAACTCCCTGGCGATCACCGCAGTAGGAGTACGCTTTGACGTCAAATATTAATTCTGGAAAAAGTCAAAGTGATTCAGGAACACTCACTGTTGTCGGTATCAGACTCGGAATCACTGAGTGTAAGCCCCGTTTGAAGTTTGTTGGTGCACTCTCCTTGGGAGCGAACTGAGTCCAGAAACTTTTTGACATTGTCTGGAACAGTCGCAGCTGATGCCAAGGCGGCGATCGAAACTGTAGCGAGAGGGATGTTGAGATGCATGTTGTGAACTGGGAGTTGTTGGTATGTCTTGAGGAGTTAAGAGCTTGATTCTGGAATGAGATGATACACAACTTTCAATGAGCGAGAAACACTGGCATTAAATAGAATTTACAGTATTAGATAGACTATAAAGTTTATCGAAAGTCTCGTCCGGACAATACCGCACAACACCGTGAAACAATGTGGCGTAGTCGCATACCGACACTACCTTACTAATTTGGCTAACTTGCAGAGGCGTTGATCGACGCTTGTATCGTATCAGCCCTAGATTGAGGCAGTGACAAGGAGCTAACAAAATCCGCCTATAATGCGCCTGAGCTCAAGTCCAAGTCTTTCTTTAGTTGGACGTCCAAAGCCGTAACAACAAGAACTTAGTCATATGAACTAGAAAGGCAGTTCAGTTTACTTGTTCTTGCGATGACTTTAAACAGCTGTTTCGGGGATGCCTATGCTAGTGGTGGCTTGGTAAAAGTCCGGTGAACTTGGTGCCCATCCGTGTATCAAGTGATTGTAAGCTTAATTAGATAGCGATAACTGGGAGAGATACGCCAAAAGTTGTTCCAACTTGAAGTGGCCCCCACTCCTTCGGTCGAAATCCGAAACCCCCAGACTATTGACAACCCCAGATCCAGCGACTCGGTTGACATTTAGTGGACTTCCGAAGGAGGCTTTAGCCACCTGTTTTATTTCCCATTGACGTCAATGCATATAATTGCCGGGCTTGACCGGTTTTGGCCGATTATGGCCGTTTACAATTAAACGGCATGTTACATGAATAGGGACGCCTTTGATGATATTTCGATAAACCGGCTGTGGTCTTGAGAAACCTCGGTTCATGTCACAATATGTAGTATTTCGCGTCGTGAACCTTGGAATGACACAGGATACGTCAATAATCGGTGTAAGGTTACTTCATtccatgccatgtcatggATGTTGAGTGATGGAGAAGTTTATCATGTTGCCTTGCTATGAAAACTAAACCTGTTCCATTACGTCCACGCAGCAGGTCCGGTCCGCTTAGGGCAGGAACGATTATGAGGTCCGATTCATGAAACGGCGAATCCGGGTGGCAAATGAAGATAAATCAatttttctctcttccaacCGTTCAGCAGCCTCCCATACCTGCCTTTCTTCTGCAGTGATTAGTCCTGTGTCGAGGTCCATAGACTTTGGTTTTACGTGTGACGTTCGTAGGAGTACTTTCGACCCAAAAATGAGAATCAAGTGTACTAGAATGCCAGTATACGCGAAGAAAAATGTTTTTAAATCAAATGAAGGAATAAATGATGATATACCTGAGAGGTGGCTGTCAGAGATCGTGAGCATTGGCCAGCTGGAACCAATATACTTACCATTAAACAGAACAATAAGGCAGGTCATAAATAGACTAAAAGATGCGCGTATAACCATCCAGCGCTCCCTGAATGGCAAAGTTGTATGCGGGAGGGACTGGGCTTTCATCCCGCGGCGGAGTGATAAGTATGTAACTAAAATGCTGATCCAGTTGAACAAGCCGAAGACTGTGGCAAGCGATACCAGGTTGCTAAAGACTTTGCTACTTCCCTCAGAGGTATTCATGAGAGCTAGCAGAAAGAACAGCGAGGATATTCCTACTGCAAAGACTGGGACGCTGCCGTAGGTTCTTGTTAGCAAttgtggaagatggccaTCACGGGCAAGCCCGTATAGCGTTCTGGAAGATATGTAGATGTCTATGTATTATTAGAACCATTGTCTTAGAAAAGACTCAGCAGTCTTAGCTTACCTGAATTGGCGGCACTTAGGACAAAGACAAGCAAACAGCCGTTGACGATGCCTGGCAGTGTACGTATTCCGGCATCGGCAATAGCAACAATGAATGGAGATGCGCCTACAACCCGAGACTTAGTCAGTGTACTTGATAACTGGTATGCACTGGACTCACCTGCTCCTGTTTTCGATTTGGTCGCCGTCATCAATCCCGGGCTGTTGTATGGTACCACCATGCCCAACAGGAGAACTGTGCCAACGTACAGGATCATGATTCTCCAAGCTGTTTGTCTGATAGCTTTTGGGATAACTCGCCATGGTTTCTCGGCTTCTCCAAATGCCAACCCAACCATTTCAGTTCCCATATATGCAAAGCCAGCGTTCACCATGCATGCCCACCAACCCAAGAATCTGCCCATGGATCCTTCCACGAGGTATGCATTGAATGAGCCCGGGTCGCGCCAGTAACGAAACCCCAGCCTGTCACCTTTGGGAGCGCCTCCGAGGTCGATAATCAGGCAGAGTAGCATCAATCCTACAATTACAAGAgtcttgatgatggaggcTGCAAACTCTACCTCTCCGAAGATCTTGACAGGGCAAAACTacaccaacaaacaacaaTTAACCTCGAGGTATTAACTCGATAGGAAATGTAGAGAGCTCACATTTATAAAAATAATGGGGACAGCAAATGTGACAACCCAGACACCAACGTTGACATTTGGGAGCCAATATTGCATTATGAGACCCGAAGCGGTGAGGTTGTTTGCCAAAAGCACGGAATACTTGCAAAAGTAATTGAAGCCAGTTGCACAACTACCCAATTCGCAGTGATTAGCCTGATGTGGGCAGGAGATGAGTTGAAAAGGGCTCGTGTTGGTAGAATGCAAACTGGATTCAGTCACCTACCCATAAGCTGGGTCAACAAATCTCGCGGCATAACCACTGAAACCTTTGTCCATCGGAAAGGCAGTAGCCATTTCTCCATACGCAGCAAGGACATTATAACAGATAAATCCCATCACAATCATGGAGATCAGCAGCGAACCAGGCCCTCCTTTCGCCAAGGCAGAACCTGTTGCAATCAGAAGACCTGTGCCAATTGCACCTGCAATGGAGAACATGCCGATTTGACGACTGTTTAGGCTCCTCTTGAGTTGGCCACGGCTGGTTTCAGCAGACTTTGGTTGCGATTCGTCGACGCATGTTTTCTCTTGGGTGACGCTAAACTCGCGCTGATCTAGGCTTGCTTTTGGGGAGAGTTGCATGATAACTCGTGTATGGCATCTACAATAATATGATGTGAGCTTAGAAGATGTATATTAGTTATGGAGACTAGATGGAAGGTATATGATAAAGTGAAGTGGAATCACGGCGTATTTCTACCTTgctctactccgtagtgtCGTGGGTAATTCCCAtcgcttgctgctggctcggCGCCGAACGACCGACCACCTTGCAAAGTGGCTTTCTGGGGAAACAGCCACAATAATAAACCTATCAAGAATTGGAATCCGATATACACCTCTGTGTCTCATTGGCACATGGAGGAAGCCTTGTCATGAACCTATCATCCGTTATGCAGCCCCTAGTCAAGTAACGCGGCCGTCATCTCCAAGGAAGTAACTGAGGATTGAGATGAGGCACTAAAACCGCACTATTGGTGCATTGTTTCCCTTTTTTGACGTCAAGCCACGATGTCAGGACTCCACTGGCCAGTAACGCCGCATGTGGACAATGGCACGTATAGTTCTTACTTTCACCAGGGTCGTAAACGAGTTACGAGTTATCTGTTTACATTGTCGAAGGACGAAATGATCAGAAAGGCGTTTTATTGGGTTCCAAATTGGTCagttttttctttttttttttttttttttttggcaaaCTTGAACATAACTAGCACGCCCGGCTCGCAATTTCCGCCACTGTCTTACGAGTCTCGCCTTTGACGGCGGCTAGCCGCTGCAACTTGTCCGATGTCGAAAAGGTCCAGGGCACGCTTTTCATTGCCGGTATTTCCGGCGAGTAACCATCAGGCAACCTGTGGCTCCGAGGCTTCTTAAACCTTTCGGTCAAATATAACCGAGACAAACAATCACATCATTTACAGGCTCGAGGATCAGCTCTGGTTGCGAGACGCCATGAATACGTAACAAGCTAACCTTGCAGTAAATCCGTCACTTAAAGTGGATTGTTAGCTAAGGAGAGACAAAGCGAAGCAATGGCGCCGTATTGCGGCTTTGTGATCAACATTCGGCCCTTCGGCGCCGAAACGCCGTTCCCAAGACAGATCCACGATTCCCCAATGACGATATATATAACCGACTTTGCACCAACGACAATACTGACGGGAAATAGTTTCCGTCGTATGACTACTACAGCATTTTCAACATCGATATCCACTTTGTACGAATATGGGGTCTTTGGCCACCGGCAGCAGTCTTCTGACTAAGGAAGCAAGGAAGCTGCATCTCTCCCCTACGCTTCAAATCAATGAGCTGGTACAAGAACGCCTCAATAAGGGCAAGCGCGTATTACATCTAGGCTTCGGAGAAGCGACTTTTCCCATTCAAAAGGATGTCCTTGAA
Proteins encoded in this window:
- a CDS encoding fungal chitosanase (similar to Colletotrichum fioriniae PJ7 XP_007601981.1) — its product is MHLNIPLATVSIAALASAATVPDNVKKFLDSVRSQGECTNKLQTGLTLSDSESDTDNTYSYCGDRQGVIYLQGTGGKLADMDVDCDGATVPIDGDTRCNASQDTIPETTFKDNVKQFGIDDLNAYIHSYVVFGNTGSKEGFVNFNPQEFGMEPLSVMAVVCGDQMFYGVWGDTNGDDQPRAAIGEASLSLATLCFGNGINGNAGHGEPDVLYIGFTGRDSVADASVNWKAGSAQEFQDSLATFGDRLIKNL
- a CDS encoding dicarboxylic amino acid permease (similar to Magnaporthe oryzae 70-15 XP_003711392.1), whose product is MQLSPKASLDQREFSVTQEKTCVDESQPKSAETSRGQLKRSLNSRQIGMFSIAGAIGTGLLIATGSALAKGGPGSLLISMIVMGFICYNVLAAYGEMATAFPMDKGFSGYAARFVDPAYGCATGFNYFCKYSVLLANNLTASGLIMQYWLPNVNVGVWVVTFAVPIIFINFCPVKIFGEVEFAASIIKTLVIVGLMLLCLIIDLGGAPKGDRLGFRYWRDPGSFNAYLVEGSMGRFLGWWACMVNAGFAYMGTEMVGLAFGEAEKPWRVIPKAIRQTAWRIMILYVGTVLLLGMVVPYNSPGLMTATKSKTGAGASPFIVAIADAGIRTLPGIVNGCLLVFVLSAANSDIYISSRTLYGLARDGHLPQLLTRTYGSVPVFAVGISSLFFLLALMNTSEGSSKVFSNLVSLATVFGLFNWISILVTYLSLRRGMKAQSLPHTTLPFRERWMVIRASFSLFMTCLIVLFNGISSFIPSFDLKTFFFAYTGILVHLILIFGSKVLLRTSHVKPKSMDLDTGLITAEERQVWEAAERLEERKIDLSSFATRIRRFMNRTS